In one window of Cydia fagiglandana chromosome 10, ilCydFagi1.1, whole genome shotgun sequence DNA:
- the LOC134668206 gene encoding uncharacterized protein LOC134668206, translating into MILRSKTKQSAKSAKMTRSETGTPATGRLGQSKKLDHGAADATVPSAASDPQIPGTSRECLTTGTSAEQVNVPLSCRSRASGSTRSSATIRARRLTAEAHLARKSIEREQELFQRELDNQRKLLEQVKQVEQLELEAKIAALEAEERSNHTKIRRVYITHSAGPPGRPSPLYSTPRQLPKISWQHSNVHLLVPK; encoded by the exons ATGATCTTGCGATCTAAAACCAAGCAGTCGGCTAAAAGCGCAAAAATGACGCGCTCGGAAACGGGTACCCCTGCCACGGGTAGGCTCGGCCAGTCCAAAAAGTTGGACCACGGTGCGGCCGACGCCACCGTACCATCCGCGGCTTCCGACCCGCAAATCCCCGGGACGTCTCGCGAGTGCCTCACAACCGGCACCAGCGCCGAACAAGTTAATGTTCCCCTCAGTTGCAGGTCTCGCGCTTCGGGCTCTACGCGATCATCGGCCACGATTAGGGCACGACGGTTGACCGCGGAGGCCCACTTGGCCCGCAAAAGCATAGAAAGAGAACAGGAGCTCTTTCAACGCGAGCTCGACAACCAACGGAAACTCCTTGAGCAGGTTAAACAGGTAGAACAGCTTGAACTTGAAGCGAAAATAGCCGCCTTAGAAGCCGAGGAGCGATCCAATCACACG AAAATACGGCGCGTCTACATAACGCACTCCGCGGGCCCGCCCGGGAGGCCGTCGCCTCTTTACTCAACACCGCGGCAGCTTCCGAAGATATCATGGCAGCACTCGAACGTACATTTGCTTGTCCCGAAATGA